The proteins below come from a single Oncorhynchus tshawytscha isolate Ot180627B unplaced genomic scaffold, Otsh_v2.0 Un_contig_1152_pilon_pilon, whole genome shotgun sequence genomic window:
- the gpr19 gene encoding probable G-protein coupled receptor 19 has translation MVYAQSTDTIKPSLLPLLSPSFTLPMTFNLSDRGNTSSATPSIWNHDALSSSSSSSSSGLQNTTQVWYELTPAEVAVLGLVFSLLWLVSILGNVLVCVVIHRSRRSQSTTNYFVVSMACADLLLSLGCAPFILLQVTCGGWPLSAAACKAVRYLQHLCPGVQVYVLLSICVDRFYTIVYPLSFKVSREKAKRMILASWMLDAAFVSPCLFFYGSEAAAGDGGGHCDFFLPAGSWDGVLYGSVHLLLGFLVPAVLIVWFYQRVVHYIWRIGADGHTVRRTMNIVPRTKVKTIKMFLMLNVVFLLTWTPFYVVQVWHPSEAPGPSRQGALVFCCVVWVSFSSAASKPSLYSVYNANFRRGMRETFCTSSMKCYRSNAYTITASSRMAKSNYVGVVDIPVATKTTLTKDSVYDTFDREAKEKKLAWPIRANPPNTFV, from the coding sequence ATGGTCTACGCCCAATCAACAGACACCATCAAGCCCTccctcctgcccctcctctccccctcctttacCCTCCCCATGACCTTTAACCTCTCAGACAGGGGCAACACCAGTTCAGCGACACCCTCCATCTGGAACCACGacgccctctcctcctcctcctcctcttcctcctccggcCTCCAGAACACCACCCAGGTGTGGTATGAACTCACCCCAGCGGAGGTGGCTGTTCTGGGGCTGGTGTTCAGTCTCCTGTGGTTGGTGTCCATCCTGGGTAATGTTCTAGTGTGTGTAGTGATCCACCGTAGCAGAAGGAGTCAGTCCACTACGAACTACTTTGTGGTGTCCATGGCCTGTGCCGACCTGTTGCTGTCCCTGGGCTGtgctcccttcatcctcctccaggTGACCTGCGGGGGCTGGCCTCTCAGCGCTGCCGCCTGTAAGGCTGTTCGTTACCTGCAGCACCTGTGTCCTGGTGTCCAGGTGTATGTTCTGCTGTCCATCTGTGTGGACCGGTTCTACACCATTGTGTACCCACTGAGCTTCAAGGTGTCCAGGGAGAAAGCGAAGAGGATGATCCTGGCCTCCTGGATGTTGGACGCCGCTttcgtctctccctgtcttttcttCTACGGCTCGGAGGCGGCGGCGGGGGACGGGGGAGGGCACTGTGACTTCTTCCTGCCGGCGGGAAGCTGGGATGGCGTTCTGTACGGTTCCGTCCATCTGCTCCTGGGGTTCCTGGTCCCAGCTGTCCTCATCGTGTGGTTCTACCAGCGTGTGGTCCACTACATCTGGAGGATCGGCGCCGACGGACACACGGTCAGGAGAACCATGAACATCGTCCCCAGGACTAAAGTGAAGACCATCAAGATGTTTCTCATGCTGAACGTGGTGTTCCTCCTCACCTGGACTCCCTTCTACGTGGTCCAGGTGTGGCACCCTAGTGAGGCCCCGGGCCCCAGCAGACAGGGGGCTCTGGTGTTCTGCTGTGTGGTCTGGGTGTCGTTCAGCTCCGCCGCCTCGAAACCCTCGCTCTATTCCGTCTACAACGCTAACTTCAGACGCGGCATGAGGGAGACCTTCTGCACGTCCTCTATGAAGTGTTACCGTAGCAACGCCTACACCATCACCGCCAGCTCCCGCATGGCCAAGAGTAACTACGTGGGCGTGGTGGATATCCCAGTGGCGACCAAGACGACGCTCACCAAAGACTCCGTCTACGACACGTTTGACCGCGAGGCCAAGGAGAAGAAGCTGGCCTGGCCAATCAGAGCCAACCCTCCCAACACCTTCGTctga